The Fragaria vesca subsp. vesca linkage group LG2, FraVesHawaii_1.0, whole genome shotgun sequence genome includes a window with the following:
- the LOC101310963 gene encoding uncharacterized protein LOC101310963 gives MSRPINYGFPPEMGMLGLRDVFLVAPAAASYHHHHQDLLSSHHNSLNASNPATALGVGVMNDDSDDHNMMSGRNRNCGGGGVQLWQQPTQQQQHQLFLKKNQNLHLMVQAGGGASAASALTCQDCGNQAKKDCSHRRCRTCCKSRGFDCATHVKSSWVPAVRRRERQLMAAAAGSSASTSHTTSSNAKKPRLVTSRNTTPSHTNSATSNTTPPRSYDTSHTTSKHQHHDGGFPDTMPGQVQAPAVFKCVRVTAVDDGGEDEYAYHAVVKINGHVFKGFLYDQGRDHHGFPNISHLHLGGGSGGGGGGATSSTPTGRNEGAPILDPSDAYAAAAAASTSGGLLLGGSTFFGNSLN, from the exons ATGTCCAGGCCCATCAACTACGGCTTTCCACCGGAGATGGGCATGCTCGGCCTTCGCGACGTCTTCCTTGTCGCTCCTGCAGCCGCATCCTACCACCACCACCACCAAGACCTTCTCTCATCTCATCATAACTCCTTGAATGCCTCTAACCCCGCCACGGCTCTCGGCGTCGGAGTCATGAATGATGACAGTGATGATCACAACATGATGAGCGGTCGCAATAGAAACTGTGGTGGTGGTGGTGTTCAGTTGTGGCAGCAGCCGACCCAGCAGCAACAACACCAACTCTTCCTCAAGAAAAACCAAAACCTTCATTTGATGGTTCAAGCAGGGGGCGGTGCCTCGGCTGCCTCGGCACTGACGTGTCAAGACTGCGGGAACCAGGCCAAGAAAGACTGCAGTCACCGGCGGTGCAGGACATGCTGCAAGAGCCGTGGTTTTGATTGTGCCACCCACGTCAAGAGCTCGTGGGTCCCAGCGGTTAGGCGCAGAGAGCGGCAGCTCATGGCGGCGGCGGCCGGCTCTTCTGCGTCTACTTCTCACACTACTAGTTCAAATGCCAAAAAGCCAAGACTGGTTACTTCGCGAAACACAACTCCCTCTCATACTAATTCCGCCACTTCAAACACGACGCCACCCAGAAGCTATGACACTAGTCACACTACCTCCAAACACCAACACCACG ATGGTGGTTTTCCGGATACAATGCCGGGCCAAGTACAGGCGCCTGCGGTTTTCAAGTGCGTTCGAGTAACCGCCGTGGATGATGGTGGAGAGGATGAGTATGCCTATCACGCTGTCGTCAAAATCAACGGTCATGTGTTCAAGGGGTTCTTGTATGATCAAGGTAGAGATCATCATGGCTTCCCTAATATTTCTCATTTGCATTTGGGTGGTGGAAGCGGAGGCGGAGGCGGAGGTGCCACTAGTAGTACTCCAACAGGAAGAAATGAAGGTGCTCCAATACTCGACCCCTCGGATGCTTATGCAGCCGCTGCAGCTGCCTCCACTAGTGGAGGATTGTTGCTGGGAGGTTCAACCTTTTTTGGTAATTCATTAAATTAA
- the LOC101311251 gene encoding uncharacterized protein LOC101311251, with amino-acid sequence MGNAVSPCFQQNSNSAVKVIFSQQGTTRLLKGKHIAGEIMFEFPDQMVCHADSFFIGQPIPALSIDDELMLGQTYFVLPLDRFSGSVLSASSLAALNSSSASSPRRNSPIKFGGESPFEYIKGSNGRVLIKVVPEFITRLISARDQEIGSESPSNRFLCNTPELQKHYEQLVGSKEQLWSPKLETISEHKTRLSPCRFIGLEYWKPKEILQVLL; translated from the coding sequence ATGGGTAATGCAGTGTCTCCATGTTTTCAACAAAACTCAAACTCGGCCGTCAAAGTAATCTTCTCCCAGCAAGGCACCACCAGGCTCCTCAAAGGAAAACACATCGCCGGAGAGATCATGTTCGAGTTTCCCGACCAAATGGTTTGCCATGCAGACTCTTTCTTCATCGGCCAACCTATTCCGGCCTTGTCCATCGACGACGAGCTCATGCTCGGCCAGACCTACTTCGTTCTTCCCCTCGACCGCTTCTCAGGCAGTGTGCTCTCCGCCTCCTCTCTCGCCGCGTTGAACTCATCGTCGGCGTCGAGCCCTAGGAGGAATTCTCCCATCAAATTTGGCGGGGAGAGCCCCTTTGAGTACATAAAGGGTTCCAATGGAAGGGTGCTGATCAAAGTTGTGCCGGAGTTCATCACAAGACTGATTTCAGCAAGGGATCAGGAAATAGGGTCCGAAAGCCCAAGCAACCGCTTTCTCTGTAACACACCGGAGCTTCAGAAACACTACGAGCAGCTTGTTGGCTCTAAAGAGCAATTATGGTCGCCTAAGCTTGAAACCATTTCAGAGCATAAGACCAGGTTGTCACCATGCAGATTTATAGGGCTCGAGTACTGGAAACCCAAAGAGATATTGCAAGTACTGCTGTAA